One segment of Pseudomonas sp. FP2196 DNA contains the following:
- a CDS encoding type II toxin-antitoxin system HipA family toxin — MKMASLQVSTPEGNSGRLFSDAKDFTFRYHEDASPQMAISLSMPVRHDEFRRRELHPVFQMNLPEGYVLEQLRNRLAKTVNVDPMLLLALSGSTSPIGRVHVRSETVDALLEEQEFPGEKLEEILTWDGTEDIFADMLDRYILRAGISGVQPKLLVPERQEAGLARVTSKTSDLIIKSGRDEFPGLAINEFLCMSMAKDAGIPVPPFYLSDNAKLFVMRRFDRDEQLNPIGFEDMAVLMGLSANQKYSKSYAAIAKAVRVFCPAKHLRTSLDQLFDSVALSCIVGNGDAHLKNFGLLYSEPTQRDAHLAPAYDIVNTTAYIPEDVLALDLVGNKSMFASRQGLLEFAHTCEIEHPKERIQRLLASVEAVLDRYPQYREQAPHVVSAIEQAAAPFSLTFG; from the coding sequence ATGAAAATGGCCTCTCTTCAAGTCAGTACCCCTGAAGGTAATAGCGGCAGGCTTTTCAGCGATGCCAAAGATTTCACGTTCCGTTATCACGAAGATGCGTCGCCACAAATGGCGATCAGCCTCTCGATGCCTGTACGGCATGACGAGTTTCGTCGGCGTGAACTGCACCCTGTTTTTCAAATGAACCTGCCAGAAGGCTATGTGCTGGAGCAGTTACGCAATCGCTTGGCCAAGACTGTAAACGTCGATCCAATGCTGCTACTGGCGCTTTCCGGCAGCACATCGCCCATTGGCAGGGTTCACGTACGTTCTGAAACAGTTGACGCCTTGCTTGAGGAGCAAGAATTTCCGGGAGAAAAACTCGAAGAGATTCTCACCTGGGACGGCACGGAAGATATCTTCGCCGACATGCTTGATCGCTACATCCTGCGGGCAGGCATTTCAGGTGTTCAACCCAAGTTGCTGGTGCCGGAACGGCAGGAGGCCGGGTTGGCGCGAGTGACATCGAAAACTTCGGATCTGATCATCAAAAGTGGCAGAGACGAATTCCCGGGCCTGGCGATCAATGAATTCCTCTGCATGTCCATGGCGAAAGACGCGGGTATTCCCGTTCCACCGTTTTACCTTTCCGACAACGCCAAGCTGTTCGTCATGCGCCGCTTCGACCGCGATGAGCAGCTCAACCCGATTGGTTTTGAAGACATGGCAGTGCTGATGGGGCTATCGGCTAACCAGAAGTACAGCAAGAGTTATGCGGCAATCGCCAAGGCTGTTCGAGTGTTTTGCCCGGCGAAACACTTGCGTACGTCGCTTGATCAACTCTTCGATAGCGTTGCCCTGAGTTGCATCGTTGGGAATGGCGACGCTCATTTGAAAAACTTCGGGCTGCTCTATTCGGAACCTACCCAACGCGATGCGCATTTAGCGCCGGCTTACGACATCGTCAACACCACGGCCTATATTCCGGAAGATGTCCTGGCTTTGGATCTAGTGGGCAACAAGTCCATGTTCGCTTCTCGCCAGGGACTACTGGAATTTGCGCACACCTGTGAGATCGAGCACCCCAAGGAACGCATACAGCGACTGCTCGCTTCGGTTGAAGCTGTACTTGACCGCTATCCTCAATACCGGGAACAAGCGCCTCATGTCGTCAGCGCCATTGAGCAAGCGGCAGCGCCCTTTTCTCTGACTTTTGGATAG
- a CDS encoding MliC family protein yields MKGLIAIAALALLGGCAQLNLFQTSAPADNWTTWTCDSQAKVLWRYADAGQKDVDVRLGGGDQVYRLKEEPGASGTLYSDGMLAFHIKGNEGLVYWVATNDLIGRGCKAP; encoded by the coding sequence ATGAAAGGCTTGATCGCCATTGCGGCGTTGGCATTGTTGGGCGGTTGCGCGCAGTTGAACCTGTTTCAGACATCCGCCCCGGCGGATAACTGGACCACCTGGACCTGCGACAGCCAGGCCAAAGTGCTGTGGCGTTACGCCGATGCCGGCCAGAAGGACGTTGATGTTCGACTGGGTGGCGGTGATCAGGTCTATCGCCTGAAAGAAGAGCCGGGCGCCTCGGGCACGCTGTACAGCGACGGCATGCTGGCGTTTCACATCAAGGGTAACGAAGGCCTGGTGTACTGGGTCGCTACCAATGACCTGATCGGCCGCGGCTGTAAAGCGCCGTAA
- a CDS encoding helix-turn-helix domain-containing protein, translating to MDHSLLINRLGLQLREKRINRGLTQAQLADLAGLTRYKIIAIEKGTLSVGMIAYARVLAALDCELAVVPATMPTLEELGDLFE from the coding sequence ATGGACCACTCTCTGTTGATTAACCGGCTCGGCCTCCAATTACGCGAAAAACGTATAAATCGTGGCCTGACGCAAGCGCAGCTTGCCGATCTGGCGGGACTGACACGATACAAAATCATCGCGATTGAGAAAGGCACCCTTTCTGTCGGCATGATCGCTTACGCGCGCGTTTTGGCCGCTCTGGACTGCGAACTCGCAGTGGTTCCAGCAACGATGCCAACCCTTGAAGAGCTTGGGGATTTATTCGAATGA
- the fba gene encoding class II fructose-bisphosphate aldolase (catalyzes the reversible aldol condensation of dihydroxyacetonephosphate and glyceraldehyde 3-phosphate in the Calvin cycle, glycolysis, and/or gluconeogenesis), with translation MALISMRQMLDHAAEFGYGVPAFNVNNLEQMRAIMEAADKTDSPVIVQASAGARKYAGAPFLRHLILAAIEEFPHIPVCMHQDHGTSPDVCQRSIQLGFSSVMMDGSLGEDGKTPTDYDYNVRVTQQTVAMAHACGVSVEGELGCLGSLETGMAGEEDGIGAEGVLDHSQMLTDPEEAADFVKRTQVDALAIAIGTSHGAYKFTKPPTGDVLAIDRIKEIHKRIPNTHLVMHGSSSVPQEWLAIINQYGGDIKETYGVPVEEIVEGIKYGVRKVNIDTDLRLASTGAMRRLMATNPSEFDPRKFFGATVTAMRDVCIARYEAFGTAGNASKIKPISLEAMYQRYLKGELNAKVN, from the coding sequence ATGGCACTTATCAGCATGCGCCAGATGTTGGACCACGCAGCCGAGTTCGGCTACGGCGTTCCAGCCTTCAACGTCAACAACCTTGAGCAGATGCGCGCCATCATGGAAGCCGCTGACAAGACTGACTCCCCGGTGATCGTTCAGGCTTCGGCCGGCGCCCGTAAATACGCTGGCGCGCCATTCCTGCGTCACCTGATCCTGGCCGCGATCGAAGAGTTCCCGCACATCCCGGTGTGCATGCACCAGGACCACGGCACCAGCCCTGACGTCTGCCAGCGCTCGATCCAACTGGGCTTCAGCTCGGTGATGATGGACGGCTCGCTGGGCGAAGACGGCAAGACCCCGACCGACTACGACTACAACGTCCGCGTCACCCAGCAGACCGTGGCCATGGCTCACGCCTGCGGCGTATCGGTAGAAGGCGAGCTGGGCTGCCTGGGTTCGCTGGAAACCGGCATGGCCGGTGAAGAAGACGGCATCGGCGCCGAAGGCGTTCTGGATCACAGCCAAATGCTGACCGACCCGGAAGAAGCCGCTGACTTCGTTAAACGCACTCAGGTGGATGCCCTGGCCATCGCCATCGGCACCAGCCACGGCGCCTACAAGTTCACCAAGCCACCTACCGGTGACGTGCTGGCTATCGACCGCATCAAGGAAATCCACAAACGCATCCCGAACACCCACCTGGTGATGCACGGTTCGTCCTCGGTGCCACAAGAGTGGCTGGCGATCATCAACCAGTACGGCGGCGACATCAAAGAAACCTACGGCGTACCGGTTGAAGAAATCGTCGAAGGCATCAAGTACGGCGTACGCAAGGTCAACATCGACACCGACCTGCGTCTGGCCTCCACCGGTGCGATGCGTCGCCTGATGGCCACCAACCCGAGCGAATTCGACCCGCGTAAATTCTTCGGCGCCACCGTGACTGCGATGCGCGATGTGTGTATCGCTCGTTATGAAGCGTTCGGCACTGCCGGTAATGCTTCGAAGATCAAGCCGATCTCGCTGGAAGCGATGTACCAGCGTTATTTGAAGGGTGAGTTGAACGCCAAGGTTAACTAA